Proteins encoded by one window of Nostoc sp. ATCC 53789:
- a CDS encoding HU family DNA-binding protein yields the protein MNKGELVDAVAAKANVTKKQADEVISAFLSVVTEAVANGEKVTLIGFGSFERRVHEVCRRYRSEREGRNPKTNEPMTIPATKVPAFSAGKQFKEKVAP from the coding sequence ATGAACAAAGGCGAATTAGTGGATGCTGTAGCAGCAAAGGCCAACGTCACAAAAAAGCAAGCCGATGAAGTCATCAGTGCTTTTTTGTCAGTTGTTACCGAAGCTGTAGCGAATGGTGAAAAGGTAACGCTCATAGGGTTTGGGTCATTCGAGCGACGCGTTCACGAAGTGTGCCGAAGGTATCGCTCAGAGCGCGAAGGGCGTAATCCGAAAACCAATGAGCCAATGACTATTCCAGCGACCAAAGTGCCTGCATTCTCTGCTGGTAAACAGTTTAAAGAAAAAGTAGCGCCATAG
- a CDS encoding RNA-guided endonuclease TnpB family protein, with translation MLHKVVQVRLYPSVEQQNQLAQTFGCARWWWNYALNKSVETYKETGKGLSRVALNSFLPALKKAENTAWLADCYSQVLQATTLNLTTAYKNFFEKRAGFPKFKSKHGKQSIQYPQNVKIVDGNVKLPGNIGVIKAKIHRLIEGKIKTVTVSKTPSGKYLASILTELEGENQVTSEGKIYGIDLGLKHFAVVTDGEKVSFYDNPKHLAKHEKNLKRKQKKLAHKQKGSKSRNRYRKVVAKVYERVSNSRQDFLHKLSYKLVSDSQAVIVENLNVKSMVRNHKLAKSISDVGWGTFTNFLAYKLERRGGKLVEIDRWFPSSKLCSNCFYQIGEIPLDIREWTCPHCHTHHSRDANAAQNIRAEGIRMIKAEGSAVSAVGGEVSPTLGRKSKFRHSLTITEAPTSTVLGKLA, from the coding sequence GTGTTACACAAGGTTGTGCAAGTCCGTTTATATCCGTCAGTTGAACAGCAAAATCAGCTAGCTCAAACTTTTGGGTGTGCTAGATGGTGGTGGAATTATGCTCTGAATAAATCCGTTGAGACTTATAAGGAGACGGGCAAGGGACTTAGCCGTGTAGCACTCAACTCATTTCTGCCTGCACTCAAAAAAGCTGAAAATACTGCTTGGTTAGCTGATTGTTATAGTCAAGTTTTGCAAGCTACGACACTCAATCTAACTACAGCCTACAAAAACTTTTTTGAGAAACGTGCTGGATTTCCTAAGTTCAAATCCAAGCATGGTAAACAGTCAATTCAGTATCCTCAAAACGTCAAGATTGTAGATGGTAATGTCAAACTCCCAGGTAATATTGGGGTAATCAAAGCCAAAATACATAGACTCATTGAGGGGAAAATAAAGACTGTTACTGTGAGCAAAACGCCCTCTGGAAAATACCTTGCATCTATCCTGACTGAGTTGGAGGGTGAAAATCAGGTTACTTCAGAAGGTAAAATTTATGGCATTGATTTAGGACTAAAACACTTTGCTGTCGTAACCGATGGCGAGAAAGTATCTTTTTACGATAACCCTAAACACCTTGCCAAACATGAGAAAAACCTCAAACGTAAGCAGAAAAAATTAGCACATAAACAAAAAGGGAGTAAATCAAGGAATAGATATAGAAAAGTTGTTGCCAAAGTGTACGAGCGAGTTAGTAACTCAAGGCAAGATTTTCTACATAAACTTAGTTATAAGTTGGTCAGCGATAGCCAAGCTGTCATAGTAGAAAATCTTAATGTCAAAAGCATGGTTCGTAATCACAAATTGGCGAAATCAATATCTGATGTGGGCTGGGGAACATTCACTAACTTTTTAGCCTACAAGCTAGAACGCAGAGGTGGAAAGTTGGTTGAGATTGATAGATGGTTCCCTAGTTCTAAGCTTTGCTCTAATTGTTTCTATCAAATAGGTGAGATACCATTGGATATCCGTGAATGGACTTGTCCTCATTGTCATACTCATCATTCGCGTGACGCGAACGCCGCGCAGAACATTAGAGCAGAGGGCATCAGAATGATAAAGGCGGAAGGTTCAGCCGTCTCTGCTGTAGGAGGGGAGGTAAGTCCTACTCTTGGGCGAAAGTCTAAGTTTAGGCACTCCCTAACGATTACAGAAGCCCCAACTTCAACCGTACTCGGTAAGTTGGCGTAG
- a CDS encoding CopG family transcriptional regulator has protein sequence MKSVNKKWATKRLTINLASGEAERLEKYCSITGRPATDVIRELIRSLPTEETPNAN, from the coding sequence ATTAAATCAGTGAATAAGAAATGGGCGACTAAACGACTCACAATTAATTTGGCATCAGGGGAAGCAGAAAGATTAGAAAAATACTGTTCAATAACAGGACGACCAGCAACCGATGTAATTCGAGAGTTGATTCGCTCTTTGCCAACCGAAGAAACACCAAATGCAAATTGA
- a CDS encoding class I SAM-dependent methyltransferase codes for MLEQQPENLQFYIKQLATEALQKSDPSAWFEVLYAKAKGDTAQIPWAKLAPHPYLQDWLTNHEPFAFGQKALVIGCGLGDDAEALVNLGFEVTAFDISPTAIAWCQERFPNSTVNYIVADLLAIPSQWHQAFNFVFECRNIQALPLNVRSWVISSVTSVLAPGGTLLMITRIRDTESEPSGPPWPLSNSELAQFKDLGLYQVEQLVFLEPGQIDVKQVRIEYRRHNSLSK; via the coding sequence ATGTTGGAGCAACAACCGGAAAATTTACAGTTTTATATTAAACAGCTAGCTACAGAAGCGTTACAAAAATCAGACCCCTCGGCATGGTTTGAAGTTTTATATGCCAAAGCCAAAGGGGACACAGCACAAATTCCTTGGGCTAAGTTAGCTCCTCATCCTTATCTGCAAGATTGGTTGACGAATCATGAACCATTCGCTTTTGGGCAAAAGGCGTTAGTAATTGGTTGTGGCTTGGGAGACGATGCCGAAGCTTTAGTAAATCTGGGATTTGAAGTAACTGCATTTGATATTTCACCAACAGCGATCGCTTGGTGCCAAGAGCGATTTCCTAATTCAACTGTCAACTATATAGTTGCAGATTTATTAGCAATTCCCTCACAATGGCATCAAGCTTTTAACTTTGTTTTTGAATGTCGCAATATTCAAGCTTTGCCCTTGAATGTGCGTTCTTGGGTTATTTCTTCAGTTACCTCTGTACTTGCTCCTGGTGGAACGCTATTGATGATTACTCGTATTCGAGACACAGAATCTGAACCATCGGGCCCACCTTGGCCATTATCTAACTCAGAATTAGCACAGTTTAAAGATTTAGGGTTATACCAAGTAGAGCAACTTGTGTTTTTAGAGCCTGGGCAAATTGACGTTAAACAAGTTCGGATTGAATATAGAAGACATAATTCTCTGAGCAAATAG
- a CDS encoding IS630 family transposase — MHASEKYTERVQKLRAEYWTTIGSVLLEDLIFIDEAGVNISMTRRFARSLQGSRAYGDCPNARGKNVTMIGAMSTQGIIAAMTFTGGTNASAFQTYVTQVLVPNLWPGATVVMDNFSSHKVAGIREAIEGVGAKLVYLSPYSPDFSPIENCWSKVKEFLRSLAARTYQELDQAITDAFNAVTKKDIIGWFTHCCYYIAPN, encoded by the coding sequence TTGCACGCGAGCGAAAAATACACAGAACGAGTCCAAAAACTCAGAGCAGAGTATTGGACAACCATTGGCTCAGTTTTGCTAGAGGACTTGATATTTATCGATGAGGCAGGAGTTAACATTTCTATGACTAGACGTTTTGCTCGTTCGCTTCAAGGTAGTCGTGCTTATGGTGATTGTCCTAATGCTCGGGGAAAAAATGTGACAATGATTGGAGCCATGTCAACACAAGGTATCATTGCTGCCATGACTTTTACTGGCGGTACTAATGCGTCAGCATTTCAAACCTATGTCACTCAAGTTTTGGTTCCAAATCTCTGGCCTGGCGCAACTGTTGTTATGGATAACTTCAGTTCTCATAAAGTAGCAGGTATCCGAGAAGCTATTGAAGGTGTTGGTGCGAAGCTCGTCTACTTGTCTCCTTACTCTCCTGATTTTTCACCAATTGAAAACTGTTGGTCTAAGGTCAAAGAGTTTTTGCGTTCGCTTGCAGCTAGAACTTATCAAGAATTAGATCAAGCGATTACAGATGCGTTCAATGCTGTGACTAAAAAAGACATTATTGGGTGGTTTACCCACTGCTGTTACTATATTGCACCCAACTGA
- the arr gene encoding NAD(+)--rifampin ADP-ribosyltransferase: protein MEFNPNNNVVKLCLQGMGMEERGKPEEASKLFLQAWNEATYDFEKFISVHYVARYQKNISDKLKWLETALQFALKINNNTVKSAFPYLYSNIAKCYEDLSDPDKARKNYELATSFKDKPSDKGPFYHGTKADLQVGDLLTAGGSSNYKLELKMNHIYFTALVNGAGLAAALAKGDNRERVYIVEPTGEFENDPNVTDKKFPGNPTRSYRSQAPLKIVGEVTDWVRQTPEELQKWREKLANNKGEIIN from the coding sequence ATGGAATTCAACCCAAACAACAATGTTGTTAAACTCTGTCTTCAAGGTATGGGCATGGAAGAAAGAGGCAAACCAGAAGAAGCAAGTAAACTGTTTCTTCAAGCCTGGAACGAAGCGACATACGACTTTGAAAAATTTATTTCAGTCCATTATGTAGCTCGATATCAGAAAAATATTTCTGACAAATTAAAATGGCTCGAAACGGCTTTGCAGTTTGCATTAAAAATAAATAACAACACTGTTAAGAGTGCTTTCCCTTATCTATATTCAAACATTGCCAAATGCTATGAGGACTTAAGCGACCCTGACAAGGCAAGAAAGAATTATGAATTAGCAACTTCGTTTAAGGATAAACCTTCTGACAAAGGCCCCTTTTATCATGGAACGAAAGCAGATTTGCAGGTTGGCGATTTGCTGACAGCAGGAGGCAGTTCTAATTACAAACTTGAACTCAAAATGAATCACATTTATTTCACAGCCCTTGTCAATGGGGCGGGACTAGCTGCTGCATTAGCAAAAGGCGATAACCGTGAACGTGTTTATATCGTTGAACCAACAGGGGAGTTTGAAAATGACCCGAATGTTACAGACAAAAAATTTCCGGGCAATCCGACACGCTCATATCGCTCCCAAGCACCATTAAAAATCGTTGGCGAAGTCACAGATTGGGTGAGACAAACACCTGAAGAACTCCAAAAATGGCGTGAAAAGTTGGCCAATAACAAAGGAGAAATTATTAATTAA
- a CDS encoding IS4 family transposase, protein MIINSFPKIVKDILRGLPKNDYPVLNSRLFFECWLSYAMDNSLTSMRDLFKRLNNTGFEVDISTFSKANLHRSQKPFQEIYQKLNELVQKKVQKKLHDKYAICPIDSTIITLTSKLLWVLGHHQVKLFSSLNLATGSPSNNFINFGHDHDYKFGSKMMSSLPINAVGVMDRGFAGLKFIQELVQENKYFVLRIKNNWKLEFDGSNGLVKVGASGDAQAYRVINFCDLEAKTEFRLVTNLPSHGEAAVSDDEIRDIYRLRWGVELLWKFLKMHLKLDKLITKNVNGITIQIYVSLIAYLLLQILSIPQQWGHTLLDKFRYLQSCMCQKISYVHWFEEMMSC, encoded by the coding sequence GTGATTATAAATTCATTTCCCAAGATTGTCAAAGATATCTTGAGAGGACTGCCAAAAAACGATTATCCAGTATTGAACAGTCGTCTGTTCTTTGAGTGCTGGCTCTCTTATGCTATGGATAACAGCTTAACAAGTATGCGAGATTTGTTTAAGAGATTAAACAACACAGGATTTGAAGTAGATATTTCTACTTTTTCTAAAGCAAACTTACATCGAAGCCAAAAACCTTTTCAAGAAATTTACCAAAAATTGAATGAATTAGTACAGAAGAAAGTTCAAAAAAAGTTGCATGATAAATATGCAATTTGTCCAATAGATTCAACAATTATTACTCTCACAAGTAAATTGTTATGGGTATTAGGACATCATCAAGTAAAACTTTTCAGTTCTCTAAATTTAGCTACTGGAAGTCCATCAAATAACTTCATAAATTTTGGACATGATCATGACTATAAATTTGGTTCTAAAATGATGTCTAGTTTACCAATAAATGCTGTTGGGGTGATGGATAGGGGTTTTGCTGGATTAAAATTTATCCAAGAATTAGTACAAGAAAACAAATATTTTGTTTTACGGATAAAAAACAATTGGAAACTAGAATTTGATGGCTCAAATGGGTTGGTTAAAGTTGGTGCATCTGGTGATGCTCAAGCCTATAGAGTAATTAACTTTTGTGATTTAGAAGCGAAAACCGAGTTTCGCTTAGTTACTAATTTACCTTCTCATGGAGAGGCTGCCGTTAGTGATGATGAAATTAGGGATATTTATCGATTACGTTGGGGAGTTGAATTGTTATGGAAGTTTTTAAAGATGCACTTAAAACTTGATAAATTAATTACTAAGAACGTCAATGGTATCACTATACAAATTTACGTTAGTTTAATAGCTTATCTACTTTTGCAGATATTATCTATCCCACAACAATGGGGACATACGCTATTAGATAAATTTCGCTATTTACAATCTTGTATGTGTCAGAAAATCAGTTATGTTCATTGGTTTGAGGAGATGATGTCATGTTGA
- a CDS encoding GNAT family N-acetyltransferase: protein MHIREDDLTGKNIANLLREHLENMHEITPPESVHALDIEALPSPDITFFSATDGEELVGCGALKELSSTSGEIKSMRTALAYRRQGVASKILEHIIKEAQRRGYDCLNLETGAISEFASARALYTRYGFEYRSPFGEYIDDPNSVFMTKKLA from the coding sequence TTGCACATTCGTGAAGATGACCTGACAGGTAAAAATATTGCTAACCTTTTGAGGGAACATCTCGAAAATATGCATGAGATTACCCCGCCCGAAAGCGTTCATGCTCTTGATATAGAGGCATTGCCTTCGCCTGATATTACTTTCTTTTCAGCAACGGATGGCGAAGAACTGGTTGGATGCGGGGCATTGAAAGAACTCTCTTCAACAAGTGGCGAAATCAAATCAATGCGTACAGCCTTGGCTTACCGCCGCCAGGGTGTTGCCTCCAAAATTCTGGAACACATTATTAAAGAAGCCCAACGGCGTGGTTACGATTGCTTGAATTTAGAAACAGGGGCAATTTCAGAATTTGCTTCAGCACGAGCTTTGTATACACGGTATGGGTTTGAGTACCGAAGCCCCTTTGGTGAATACATTGATGACCCGAACAGCGTATTTATGACGAAAAAGCTTGCTTGA
- a CDS encoding transposase, with protein MTSPLARIESYPHEAKRLIGISYDHFLALVGLAEQRHIEKQAEIEKKKIRIIAPGGGRKPEMSAKEGICLCLVYLRQKPIFEILGLLFNISKTKANDAFNYWVDILRDILPASQIEEVSTDSQKYQELQRMLSEYELIVDSTEQPTARPVDYQEQKRYYSGKKKMHTLKNQFIVLPGGEDIVDVRVGMLGKTSDINLFRETRHKFTDTQQFLGDKAYIGDDAITTPHKKRKNTEISELQKQENKELSSRRIAVEHMICRVKIFRVASDRFRLA; from the coding sequence ATGACAAGTCCTTTGGCAAGAATTGAATCGTATCCTCATGAAGCTAAACGCCTAATTGGAATTAGTTATGACCATTTTTTAGCATTGGTCGGCCTGGCAGAGCAAAGGCATATAGAAAAACAGGCAGAAATTGAAAAAAAGAAAATTCGGATTATCGCTCCTGGAGGCGGGCGTAAACCAGAAATGTCAGCCAAAGAAGGAATATGCTTATGTCTAGTTTACCTGAGACAAAAACCAATTTTTGAGATTTTAGGGTTGCTGTTTAACATTTCCAAAACTAAAGCCAATGATGCCTTCAATTATTGGGTAGATATTTTGCGAGATATTTTACCAGCATCTCAAATAGAAGAAGTATCAACAGATAGTCAAAAATATCAAGAATTACAGCGAATGCTGTCTGAATACGAATTAATTGTCGATAGCACTGAACAACCTACAGCAAGACCTGTAGACTATCAAGAGCAAAAACGATACTACTCTGGCAAGAAAAAAATGCACACTCTGAAAAATCAATTTATTGTTCTACCTGGAGGGGAAGATATTGTCGATGTCCGTGTCGGAATGTTAGGGAAAACAAGCGATATTAATTTATTTCGAGAAACCCGCCATAAATTTACTGACACGCAACAGTTTCTCGGCGATAAAGCTTATATAGGAGATGATGCCATTACCACCCCTCATAAGAAACGAAAAAATACAGAAATCTCGGAATTACAAAAACAAGAGAATAAAGAACTTTCGTCACGCCGAATCGCTGTTGAACACATGATATGTCGGGTAAAAATATTTCGAGTAGCCAGTGATAGATTCCGTCTAGCTTGA
- a CDS encoding PD40 domain-containing protein: MKLLNFLKSRPVIIVLAIAVNITGIDVHSSTSNFPIRKSTITQSQPQIQLVHTLTGHKKVTFGVRAVAISPSGQTLVSGGRDDTIKFWNLRTGKLLHSLDAQSDGITSIAISPDGKRIVTGGISTPTMKVWDLRTFLMLKGDSGHTQPVETIAISSDGKGLPENKIYSQ; encoded by the coding sequence ATGAAATTATTGAATTTTCTCAAATCCAGACCAGTCATTATAGTTTTAGCAATTGCAGTAAACATCACTGGTATTGATGTACATTCTTCTACTTCAAATTTTCCCATAAGGAAGAGTACAATTACTCAGTCCCAACCACAGATTCAACTTGTTCACACACTGACTGGGCATAAAAAAGTGACTTTTGGTGTTCGAGCAGTTGCGATTAGCCCTTCCGGGCAAACCCTGGTTAGTGGAGGTAGAGATGATACGATTAAATTCTGGAATTTACGTACTGGGAAATTACTGCATAGTTTAGACGCTCAATCAGATGGTATTACTTCAATAGCTATTAGTCCAGATGGTAAGCGAATCGTAACTGGTGGGATAAGCACCCCAACAATGAAGGTTTGGGATTTACGCACTTTCCTTATGCTAAAGGGCGACAGTGGGCATACCCAACCAGTAGAAACCATTGCGATTAGTTCAGATGGTAAGGGACTTCCAGAGAATAAAATATACAGTCAATAA
- a CDS encoding DUF2252 domain-containing protein — protein MLKHIQQIAAVFILTLGFASTSVAATPRSTWVENEIYQYNHPFASQLPQELATKMQKMTASPFAFYRGTAHIFYRDMQTLPGSGFVNSSTSAIWLEGDMHLQNLGGMRNSNDNNVFDTTDFDEGYLGPYVWDLRRMAVSILLAAKENGLSSSDAQDIVRNFLDAYLNKMSDFKGTNDELSYRLEESNTNGVVKDLIQQSAAKSRSSLLNKYTLLNSSSNRVFQTTSELQPVSSSTYLDITGAMSSYINSVPSSKRYSNSYYTLKDIRLKLGSGTGSLGKYRYYLLIEGPTSATDDDRILEMKQQASSAVAIAVPGLLPSSVYGNHQGTRVTIATKAMLSNTDPLVGYTTVSGIPFMLHEKSPYQVDFDYTLLTTKSKFMDAMGYAGKVVAKNHAISDQDYDASIVSESVDKQVTDITSGNKAVFKDEIVNFALDYATQVQYDYTSFVNAYNSGVTLY, from the coding sequence ATGCTCAAACATATACAGCAGATTGCAGCCGTATTCATTTTAACTTTGGGGTTTGCATCTACATCTGTTGCTGCAACTCCCCGTTCAACTTGGGTGGAAAATGAAATTTACCAATACAACCATCCCTTTGCTTCTCAATTACCGCAAGAACTGGCAACGAAGATGCAAAAGATGACAGCTAGCCCCTTCGCCTTTTATCGAGGAACGGCTCACATCTTCTACCGCGATATGCAGACATTACCGGGTTCAGGATTTGTCAATTCCTCTACCTCAGCCATTTGGTTAGAGGGGGATATGCATCTGCAAAATCTTGGGGGAATGAGGAATAGCAATGATAATAACGTCTTTGACACCACTGACTTTGATGAAGGTTATCTTGGCCCCTACGTTTGGGATTTGCGACGTATGGCAGTCTCGATTCTTCTAGCAGCCAAAGAGAACGGCCTAAGCTCCAGTGATGCTCAAGATATTGTCCGAAATTTCCTGGATGCTTACCTCAACAAGATGAGCGACTTTAAGGGGACTAACGACGAGCTTTCATACCGTTTAGAAGAGAGCAATACCAACGGTGTGGTCAAGGATTTAATTCAACAGTCAGCAGCCAAGAGCCGCTCTAGTTTGCTAAATAAGTATACGCTGCTAAATAGTAGTAGCAATCGAGTTTTTCAGACAACCTCTGAACTCCAGCCTGTATCCAGCAGTACCTACTTAGATATTACTGGGGCGATGAGCAGCTACATTAATTCAGTTCCTAGCAGTAAGCGTTACAGCAATAGTTACTACACCCTAAAAGATATTCGTCTCAAATTAGGTTCCGGTACTGGTAGTCTTGGTAAGTATCGGTATTACTTGCTGATTGAGGGCCCAACTTCAGCAACCGATGATGACCGAATTTTGGAGATGAAGCAGCAAGCTTCTAGCGCCGTAGCGATCGCAGTTCCAGGTTTACTACCAAGTTCAGTCTATGGAAATCATCAAGGGACGAGGGTGACAATCGCCACCAAAGCGATGCTCTCTAATACTGACCCCTTGGTTGGCTACACTACGGTCAGTGGTATCCCCTTTATGCTGCATGAAAAATCCCCTTACCAAGTGGACTTTGACTATACCTTACTAACTACTAAATCAAAATTCATGGATGCGATGGGATATGCAGGTAAGGTCGTTGCTAAAAACCATGCTATCTCCGATCAAGATTACGATGCTAGCATTGTTTCAGAAAGCGTTGACAAGCAAGTGACTGATATCACCAGCGGTAACAAGGCTGTATTCAAAGATGAGATTGTTAACTTTGCTCTAGACTATGCAACTCAAGTCCAGTACGACTACACCAGTTTCGTGAACGCTTACAACAGTGGGGTGACACTCTACTAA
- a CDS encoding ISAzo13 family transposase (programmed frameshift) translates to MQLTDSLKKLLKETAHQLKGAAKRRFIAQTVVALGHGGKSIAERELGWNRVTIGKGIKELNSGITCVDNYQGRGRKKAEEHLPTLLEDIKKLVDSQSQIDPTFKSQRLYTRLGASVVRHQLIEKFGYAEEELPTSETIRVKLNDLGYRLKRVAKIQPQKKFPETDAIFEQLAIVHQEASDDPTILRLSLDAKARVNIGSFDRGGRNRVPTETDDHDFKPKTTVAPYGIFLPDLDELFLYFTESKVTSDFIVDILGDFWKSESWRFSEIKTLLINQDNGGENSSRRTQFMKRIVEFAQSYKLNIRLAYYPPYHSKYNPIERTWAVLENHWNGSILDDVETALNFAKTMTWNGKSPVVKLVTQTYSSGVRLTKKAMQEIENKIERLTNFTEDNLPNLGKWFIDICCGVT, encoded by the exons ATACAATTAACAGATTCATTGAAAAAGTTATTGAAGGAAACCGCACATCAATTAAAGGGAGCAGCTAAACGTAGGTTCATTGCACAAACAGTTGTGGCATTAGGACACGGAGGAAAGTCTATAGCAGAGCGAGAGTTAGGATGGAACCGTGTAACTATTGGTAAAGGAATTAAAGAATTAAATAGTGGTATCACTTGTGTGGATAATTATCAAGGTAGAGGAAGAAAAAAAGCAGAAGAACACCTACCAACTCTTTTAGAAGATATCAAAAAACTAGTCGATTCTCAAAGTCAAATAGACCCGACTTTTAAAAGTCAAAGACTCTATACCCGACTGGGCGCATCTGTTGTAAGACATCAATTAATTGAAAAATTTGGTTATGCTGAAGAAGAATTACCAACTTCAGAAACAATTCGTGTCAAGTTAAATGATTTAGGGTATCGCCTCAAGAGGGTTGCCAAAATTCAACCTCAAAAAAAAT TTCCCGAAACTGATGCAATCTTTGAGCAATTAGCTATAGTTCACCAAGAAGCTTCAGATGACCCAACTATTTTACGTTTAAGCTTGGATGCGAAAGCTCGCGTAAATATCGGCTCCTTTGATCGTGGTGGTAGAAATCGAGTACCAACAGAAACTGATGACCACGACTTCAAACCAAAAACAACTGTAGCTCCTTATGGTATCTTTCTTCCAGACCTTGACGAGCTATTTTTGTATTTTACAGAATCCAAAGTAACTAGCGATTTTATCGTTGACATTTTAGGGGATTTTTGGAAATCAGAAAGCTGGCGATTTTCGGAAATAAAAACTTTACTTATTAATCAAGATAATGGAGGAGAAAATAGTTCTCGACGTACTCAGTTTATGAAACGTATAGTTGAATTTGCTCAATCATACAAATTAAATATACGTTTAGCTTATTACCCTCCCTATCACAGTAAATATAATCCAATTGAAAGAACTTGGGCTGTTTTGGAGAATCATTGGAATGGCAGTATTTTAGACGATGTGGAAACTGCATTAAATTTTGCTAAGACTATGACGTGGAATGGTAAAAGTCCAGTTGTTAAGTTAGTTACTCAGACTTACTCTAGCGGAGTCCGTCTAACTAAAAAAGCTATGCAAGAAATTGAAAATAAGATTGAACGTTTGACTAATTTTACCGAAGATAATTTACCAAATTTAGGTAAGTGGTTTATTGATATCTGTTGTGGAGTAACGTAA
- a CDS encoding S1/P1 nuclease, which yields MWAAKWPDEARNNQVFNHPTWHYINFPYQPGSSSNSITREIPGEENIIFAFQKNLDIIQSNATNSEKAVAICWLFHLVGDVHQPLHTTKLITNEYKEPEGDRGGTRFYIRVNPDGQTISLHKFWDDLILGSENFQTVRNTATKIRADYQRSKLPELRETQFNNWAKLESFNIAKQKAYLNGKLSGSSDKNDGKPLPPNYAATAKPIAERRMSLAGYRLADVLNKLFGR from the coding sequence ATGTGGGCGGCAAAATGGCCAGATGAAGCTCGAAATAACCAAGTATTTAATCACCCAACTTGGCACTATATCAATTTTCCTTATCAACCTGGTAGTTCTTCAAACTCTATTACTCGTGAAATTCCAGGTGAAGAAAATATTATATTTGCTTTTCAAAAAAATCTTGATATTATTCAAAGTAATGCCACCAACAGCGAAAAAGCAGTTGCAATATGCTGGTTATTCCATTTAGTAGGAGATGTGCATCAGCCATTGCATACTACCAAATTAATTACTAACGAGTATAAGGAACCAGAAGGTGATAGAGGTGGTACACGTTTTTATATTAGAGTTAATCCAGATGGTCAAACAATCAGTTTGCATAAATTCTGGGATGACCTCATACTAGGCTCAGAAAACTTTCAAACTGTTCGCAACACTGCAACCAAGATAAGAGCCGACTATCAACGCAGTAAATTGCCAGAGTTAAGAGAAACTCAATTTAATAATTGGGCAAAATTGGAGAGTTTTAATATCGCTAAACAAAAAGCATATCTTAATGGCAAGCTTTCTGGCAGTAGTGATAAAAACGATGGAAAGCCGTTACCGCCAAATTATGCTGCTACCGCCAAACCAATAGCAGAACGCCGGATGAGCTTGGCAGGCTACCGTCTAGCTGATGTGCTTAATAAACTGTTTGGTAGGTGA
- a CDS encoding WD40 repeat domain-containing protein, with the protein MIASGSDDRTIKLWDLHTLKLLDTIPAHSGFVSKVAFSPDMQTLVSSGGGDDNTIRLIDLQTKKTRHILKGHKTGVDAIAITPDSKKLVSGSFGQLVSRNRAISTLKLWNLQTGKLLHDFTDNFNSVESLVISPNGKILICGNYDGSIKLWSLETLKPLHTFQDGSSSVLGLALSRDGKTLVSSNEDSTVHIWQIK; encoded by the coding sequence TTGATTGCTAGTGGCAGTGATGACCGTACAATCAAGCTTTGGGATTTACACACGCTTAAGCTGCTTGATACCATTCCTGCACACTCAGGATTTGTGAGTAAAGTTGCATTTAGCCCTGATATGCAAACCCTTGTGAGTAGTGGGGGTGGCGATGATAATACAATTAGGCTGATTGATTTACAAACCAAAAAAACACGCCATATTCTCAAAGGACACAAAACCGGAGTTGATGCTATTGCCATTACTCCAGATAGCAAAAAGCTTGTTAGTGGTAGTTTTGGTCAGCTAGTTTCTCGAAATCGTGCGATTAGTACCCTAAAGTTATGGAATCTTCAAACTGGAAAACTACTGCATGACTTTACTGATAATTTTAATTCAGTTGAATCTCTTGTGATCAGCCCGAATGGAAAAATTCTGATTTGCGGCAATTATGATGGCAGTATTAAACTGTGGAGCTTAGAGACTTTAAAGCCGTTGCATACCTTTCAAGATGGTTCCAGTTCTGTTTTAGGGCTTGCTCTGAGCCGGGATGGTAAAACCCTTGTTAGTAGCAATGAGGATAGTACTGTACATATTTGGCAAATTAAATAA